Proteins co-encoded in one bacterium genomic window:
- the rfbG gene encoding CDP-glucose 4,6-dehydratase: MNRAFWNGKKVFLTGHTGFKGSWFALWLADMGASVTGYALAPPTEPSNFVVSGVQETLARHHEADLRDHEALVAAVREAKPDVVFHLAAQPLVRLSYREPRETFDVNVMGTVNLLEAVRLADHPCTVVVITSDKCYENREHIWGYRECDAMGGYDPYSASKGAAEIVVSSYRRSFFHPGKVAEHGIHLASARAGNVIGGGDWAVDRIVTDMVQCLSQERAVEIRNPQAIRPWQHVLEPLSGYLLLAEKMHGGENAELYCDGWNFGPLPGNEATVRRLADAFVEEWGSGSWDDQSHGNHPHEAGILRLAIEKAISKLDWYPRWNFGETIRRTSAWYRRYYAGEQAMRDACLADIQAYESA; this comes from the coding sequence ATGAATCGCGCATTCTGGAACGGCAAGAAGGTCTTCCTGACCGGGCACACGGGTTTCAAGGGCTCCTGGTTCGCCCTCTGGCTCGCCGATATGGGCGCATCGGTGACGGGTTACGCGCTCGCTCCTCCGACAGAGCCGAGCAACTTCGTTGTATCCGGTGTGCAGGAAACGCTGGCTCGCCACCACGAAGCGGATTTGCGTGATCACGAAGCGCTCGTTGCGGCCGTTCGTGAAGCGAAGCCGGACGTCGTGTTCCATCTCGCTGCGCAGCCGCTTGTGCGCCTCAGCTATCGCGAGCCGCGCGAGACATTCGATGTCAACGTGATGGGCACTGTGAATCTGCTGGAGGCTGTTCGCCTCGCCGATCATCCATGCACAGTCGTGGTCATCACCAGCGACAAGTGCTACGAGAATCGCGAACACATCTGGGGCTATCGCGAGTGCGACGCGATGGGCGGCTACGATCCCTACAGCGCCAGCAAGGGCGCGGCAGAGATCGTCGTATCATCTTACCGCCGTTCGTTCTTCCATCCGGGCAAGGTCGCTGAGCACGGTATCCACCTGGCATCTGCGCGCGCAGGAAATGTGATCGGCGGAGGCGATTGGGCTGTCGATCGCATCGTCACGGACATGGTGCAGTGCCTTTCGCAAGAGCGAGCCGTGGAGATTCGCAACCCGCAGGCGATTCGTCCCTGGCAGCATGTTCTCGAACCGCTGAGTGGCTACCTCCTGCTCGCCGAGAAAATGCATGGCGGAGAGAACGCGGAGTTGTACTGCGACGGGTGGAACTTCGGCCCTCTGCCTGGCAACGAGGCCACCGTTCGCAGGTTAGCCGACGCGTTTGTCGAAGAGTGGGGGAGTGGCAGTTGGGATGATCAAAGCCACGGCAACCATCCGCACGAGGCCGGCATTCTCCGGCTCGCCATCGAGAAGGCGATCTCGAAGCTCGACTGGTATCCCCGGTGGAATTTCGGCGAGACGATTCGCCGCACGAGTGCCTGGTATCGACGCTATTACGCCGGCGAGCAGGCCATGCGCGATGCTTGCCTCGCCGACATCCAGGCTTACGAATCCGCCTGA